The sequence GGCGGGGTTTCCCTCGCGGCGACGAAGGAAACATTACCAGGCTTTCGAGGGTGTCCGATCACCCCCTGTCCCCGCGGCCGGCGCACGTGAACGGCGTGTCACAGGCCGGGTCCGGTCTTGGGTACCGGGCGGGGCCGGAGAGAGGATGAGGGGGACCACCAGCAGCGACAGCGGGAGGAAGCATCGTGAGCGAGACGGGCGCGGCCAGGACCGTCACCGGCGAGGACGAGGTCGTGGACCTCTGCCGCGAGCTGATCCGGTTCGACACCAGCAACTACGGCGACCATTCCGGCCCCGGCGAGCGCAAGGCCGCCGAGTGGGTCGCCGAGAAGCTCGCCGAGGTCGGGCTGGAACCGAAGATCTACGAGTCGCATCCCGGCCGCGCCTCCACGGTGGCCCGGATCGAGGGCGAGGACCCGTCCCGGCCCGCCCTGCTCATCCACGGCCACCTGGACGTCGTACCGGCCAACGCGGTCGACTGGACCCACGACCCGTTCTCCGGGGAGATCGCCGACGGGTGCGTGTGGGGACGCGGCGCCGTCGACATGAAGGACATGGACGCCATGACCCTCGCGGTCGTCCGCGACCGGCTGCGCAGCGGGCGCCGGCCCCCGCGGGACATCGTGGTCGCCTTCCTCGCCGACGAGGAGGCGGGCGGCACGTACGGCGCCCGCCACCTCGTCGACCACCATCCCGAGCTGTTCGAAGGCGTCACCGAGGCCATCAGCGAGGTCGGCGGCTTCTCCTTCACCATCGACGACCAGCGGCGGCTGTACCTGATCCAGACGGCCGAGAAGGGCATGCACTGGATGAAGCTGACCGTGGCCGGCACCGCCGGGCACGGGTCGATGATCCACCGCGACAACGCCATCACCGAGCTGTCCGAGGCGGTCGCCCGGGTCGGCCGGCACACGTTCCCGGTGCGGGTGACCAAGACCACCCGGGCCTTCCTCGACGAGCTGGGCGACGCGCTCGGCACCGAGCTGGACCCGGAGGACATGCAGGCCACCATCGCCAAGCTCGGCGGCATCGCCAAGCTGATCGGCGCGACCCTGAGCAACACCGCCAACCCCACCCAGCTGAACGCCGGCTACAAGGTCAACGTCATCCCGGGCGAGGCCACCGCGCACATCGACGGACGGTTCCTGCCCGGTCACGAGGAGGAGTTCCTCGCCGACCTGGACCGGCTGCTCGGCCCGCACGTCCGCCGCGAGGACGTGCACTCCGACAAGGCGCTGGAGACCGGCTTCGACGGCCCCCTGGTGGAGGCCATGCAGGCCGCGCTGCTCGCCGAGGACCCGACCGCCAAGGCGATCCCGTACATGCTCTCCGGCGGCACCGACGCCAAGTCCTTCGACGACCTCGGCATCCGGGGCTTCGGCTTCGCCCCGCTGAAGCTGCCGCCGGAGCTGGACTTCGCCGGCATGTTCCACGGCGTGGACGAGCGGGTGCCGGTCGACGGGCTCCGGTTCGGGGTGCGGGTGCTGGACCGGTTCATCGACGCGTCGTGAACACCGGGCGCATGGCCTGATATTCGGGCAGTCGTACGAGACGCGCTGAGACGAGTGAATGCGACGATCAGTTCGTAGCTTCATTGGTTCCTCCTCGTTGCATCTGATGTGATCCCGCGCCTTGGGGTCGCCTTGCCAACTAGGAGGAACAATGTTCAAGAAGGTCGTCGCCGCTGCGGCCGCCACCGGTGGTCTGGTCCTCGCGGGTGCGGGTCTCGCCGTCGCCGACTCCGGCGCCCAGGGTGCCGCCGTGAACTCCCCGGGCGTCGTGTCCGGCAACGTCATCCAGGCGCCCATCCACGTCCCGGTGAACGTGTGCGGCAACACGATCGACGTGGTCGGCGTGCTCAACCCCGCCTTCGGCAACGCCTGCGTCAACAAGTGACGCCGGCTCCCTGAGGGGCGTCCTTTTACGAGCCGTCGGCCCCGGAACGCGCGCCGCGCGCTCCGGGGCCGACCGGCTTTTCCGAGAACGAAAGCACGGAAGGCAGGGGGGAATCCA comes from Streptomyces sp. SCL15-4 and encodes:
- a CDS encoding M20/M25/M40 family metallo-hydrolase yields the protein MSETGAARTVTGEDEVVDLCRELIRFDTSNYGDHSGPGERKAAEWVAEKLAEVGLEPKIYESHPGRASTVARIEGEDPSRPALLIHGHLDVVPANAVDWTHDPFSGEIADGCVWGRGAVDMKDMDAMTLAVVRDRLRSGRRPPRDIVVAFLADEEAGGTYGARHLVDHHPELFEGVTEAISEVGGFSFTIDDQRRLYLIQTAEKGMHWMKLTVAGTAGHGSMIHRDNAITELSEAVARVGRHTFPVRVTKTTRAFLDELGDALGTELDPEDMQATIAKLGGIAKLIGATLSNTANPTQLNAGYKVNVIPGEATAHIDGRFLPGHEEEFLADLDRLLGPHVRREDVHSDKALETGFDGPLVEAMQAALLAEDPTAKAIPYMLSGGTDAKSFDDLGIRGFGFAPLKLPPELDFAGMFHGVDERVPVDGLRFGVRVLDRFIDAS
- a CDS encoding chaplin, with amino-acid sequence MFKKVVAAAAATGGLVLAGAGLAVADSGAQGAAVNSPGVVSGNVIQAPIHVPVNVCGNTIDVVGVLNPAFGNACVNK